The Leisingera daeponensis DSM 23529 genome contains the following window.
AACCTGATCCGCGGGCTGGTGTCGCAGGGCAAGGAGTCGGTGAAATCCGCCGAGGCCTTTGGCGAGGTGTTGGACGCGCGCATTCACGCGCTGGCGCGGGCGCATGACCAGCTGACCGGCTCTGAGTGGAACTGGAGCCCGCTGTCGGTGCTGATCGGGACGGAAACCGAGGCGTTTCTGGCGGGCAAGGCCAGCCGGGTGGTGATGGGCGGCGACGCGCTGGAACTGTCACCCGCGGCCTTTACCTGCATGGCGCTGGTGATTCACGAGATGGTGACGAATTCGGTCAAATACGGCGCGCTTAGCGATTCCTCCGGCCGGGTGGAGATCCGCACCACGCTGAACGGCGACGGCACCGCCGCGCTGAGCTGGCGCGAATGCGACGGCCCGCCGGTCAAGGCCCCGGCGCGCCGGGGCTTCGGCAGCACGCTGATCGAGCAATCGGTGCCGTTTGAATTGAAGGGGGAAGCCGACGTCAGGTACCGGATCACCGGGCTGGAGGCGGACTTCCTGCTGCCCGCCCGCCATGTGCGGAAGGCGGAGAAGCCTGCGGGCCCGGTGCCCAAGGCCGGCGCGCGGCAGGCGGCCGCCGTGCCGCGCCTGACGGGCGGTGCGCTGGTGCTGGAAGACAACATGATCATCGCCATGGATGCGGCGGACATGCTGACCCAGCTGGGTGCCGAAAAGGTGGAAACCTGCAGCGGGGTCACCACCGCGCTGAACCTGCTGGAGCAGGGCGGCACGCAGTTCGTTCTGGCGGACATGAACCTGGGGACCGAAACCTCGTTGCCGGTGGTGGAGCGCTGCCGCGAGACGGGCATCCCGGTGGTGCTGGCCACGGGATACGGCGCGACGGATGAAGTCACCGAGCGCTTCCCAGGGCTGAACATCCTTAAAAAACCCTACACGGTCGAACAGCTGAGTGCGGTCCTGGAGGCGATGGCTTTCACGGGCAAGTCCGGCTGACTGCCGGCTTCGGGCAGCGGGCCCGGCAAACGGAAAAGGCCCGCCGGCGGTGTCCGGCGGGCCTGATCGTTTAAGGCTTGCGGCGCCTGGTGCAGGTCAGGCCGCGTCTCAGGCCACATCGCTGAAGTTGATCACCCGGTGGATGCCGACGTCCGGTTCGCTCACATCGTCGCGCATCGCGGCGTTCAGCATCTTCAGGCCGACCAGGATCGGGTTGGAATCGGACGCCCAGATCGCAGCCTCCCGCGGGGTCAGCTGCAGCAGGGTAACCTTGGGATCCTCGCGGCCCTTTTCGAACCAGGCCGCCACGGGCGGGCTCCACAGGCTGTCGAGCTTCTCTTCGCTCTGGTAGACCACCAGCGGCCCCTTCACGGATGCATGGTAATCGCCCTTTTGCGACTGGTAGCAGAAGGTGGCCTCCGCCCCCAGTCCGACCGCAGCCACCAGATCGGTGTCGGCGGAGGTGATGAACCAGATCTCGCCGCTGTCAGGGTCGGAGAAATGGCTCATCGGCTGCGGGTGCTGGCTGCTGCCGTCGACCGAGAGCATACCGGTGCGGGTGTCCTCAAGGCGTTTCCACAGCTGGGCGGCGGCGTCTGCGTCACTGTCAGGTCTGCGGGCCATGTCAGATGCTCTCCAGCATGCGGTCGACAGTGTCGCGGATATCGTCCTTGGTCTTGCCCAGGCGCTGCTGCAGCAGCCCTTCCAGCTTCTGGCGCTCGCCTTTGGTTTCCTCCAGCTCGTTGTCGGTCAGCTCGCCGTAGGTTTCCCGCAGGCGGCCCTTCAGCTCGGTCCATTTGCCGGTGATGCGGTCTTCGTCCATGTCGTGTCCTCCTTGGGAAATTTCAGGGTCCGCCGCGCTGCGGCGGTAACACTAGGAGAACGCGGCGGAGGCTGCGAAGTTCCGTGATTGCGCGGTATCTCTGCCGTGCAGCCATCGGGCGAACCGGCTGCCCCTTCCCGGACATGGCCCCGGCGGCAGACAGGCCTGCTGCCGCCGGGCAAAAAGCGGTTATTCGCCCGCCAGCTGCATCGCCGCGTCCAGATGCGGGGTTGCGAACGGGCGGCTCAGCATCGGCAGCGACCGCAGGCCGGGCTCAGTGGTGTCGCCGTTGATCAGGATCAGCCGCCACTCCTTGGCCATGGCCGACTGCAGCCAGTCGCGCGCCGCCGGATTGCTGAGCGGGAAGCCGAAGAACACCAGGTGCGGCGGCTGTGCGGCGTAGTCCAGCGCTGCGGCAAGCCCGCCGAGGCGGGTTTCGGTGCTCACCGCCGGGTACCCCCGCCGCAGCAGGTAGTCGCTGATGTCCGCGGCCTCCAGGGCGTTGGGGGTTAGGATCAGAACGGGCGTTTGCGCTCCGGCGGCTTTAGTGCTCATTGGTCTTCCTCAGTTTTTTGAATGTGAGGAATGACACCGCCGTAAGGTCATGCGCATTAAACTATGACATATCAGCGGGGAAAAAATCAGCAGGCGGCAGAGGCTTGCCCGGGGCCGGTGCGGTTCCGCTCTTGCGCTGGCGGTCCGCTACGGCAAAGACTTGGCAGGCCCCTGGTGCGACGCGCGGGGCAGGCATTTCAACAGGAGGATGCGGAATTGAGCCGCGAGATGACATGTCCGGCCGCGCGGCCGGGGCGCCGGGTGCTGCTGGCGGGTTTGCATTTATTAATTCTGCTGGCGGCCCTGTGCCTTGGCGGCACGGGGGCCCAGGCCCAGAATGCGGCCGATCCGGTACAGACAGACGGCCGCATCGAAGTGGGCGACGCGGCGGTGCGCGACAGTGAAATCCTGAACCGGATCGAGAAGCTGCTGGCCGAGATCGAGGGCTACGGGGCGGTGACGGTGTCGGTGTCCGAAGGCGTGGTCCGCATCACCGGCGAGGTGATCGACAACGCCGCCCAGGACCGGCTGACGCAGATCATCAACCGGGTGGCCGGGGTGGTGGCGATCGAGAACGAGACCGAGATCAGCGGCACCCTGGAGGAGCGGCTGGCCCCGGCGATGGAGCGGATTGCGGCCCGGACCCGCAACCTGCTGGCAAACGGGCCGATTTTCCTGGTGGCGCTGGCCGCCTTTGCGGCGGTGGCGGCGGGGGGCTGGCTGCTGACCACCCGGATCGGCATCTGGACCCGGCTGGCGCCCAATCCCTTCATCGCTGATGTGTACCGGGCGGTGGCGCGGATCCTGTTCATCCTGACAGGGCTGGTGCTGGCGCTCGACATTATGAATGCCACCGCGCTGATCGGCGCGGTTCTGGGCGCGGCGGGGGTGGTCGGCCTGGCGCTTGGCTTTGCGGTGCGCGACACGGTGGAAAATTTCATCGCCTCGATCCTGCTCAGCCTGCGGCAGCCGTTCCGGCCCAATGATTTTGTCGATATCCAGGGCGATCAGGGCACGGTGGCGCGGCTGACCTCGCGCGCGACCATCCTGATTTCGCCCGAGGGCAACCACATCCGCATTCCCAACGCCACCGTGTTCAAGGGCCGTA
Protein-coding sequences here:
- a CDS encoding pyridoxamine 5'-phosphate oxidase family protein, yielding MARRPDSDADAAAQLWKRLEDTRTGMLSVDGSSQHPQPMSHFSDPDSGEIWFITSADTDLVAAVGLGAEATFCYQSQKGDYHASVKGPLVVYQSEEKLDSLWSPPVAAWFEKGREDPKVTLLQLTPREAAIWASDSNPILVGLKMLNAAMRDDVSEPDVGIHRVINFSDVA
- a CDS encoding CsbD family protein encodes the protein MDEDRITGKWTELKGRLRETYGELTDNELEETKGERQKLEGLLQQRLGKTKDDIRDTVDRMLESI
- a CDS encoding mechanosensitive ion channel domain-containing protein, with product MSREMTCPAARPGRRVLLAGLHLLILLAALCLGGTGAQAQNAADPVQTDGRIEVGDAAVRDSEILNRIEKLLAEIEGYGAVTVSVSEGVVRITGEVIDNAAQDRLTQIINRVAGVVAIENETEISGTLEERLAPAMERIAARTRNLLANGPIFLVALAAFAAVAAGGWLLTTRIGIWTRLAPNPFIADVYRAVARILFILTGLVLALDIMNATALIGAVLGAAGVVGLALGFAVRDTVENFIASILLSLRQPFRPNDFVDIQGDQGTVARLTSRATILISPEGNHIRIPNATVFKGRIVNFTRDPRRRFGFDLGVDADADLAAALSTAVAALEAQPFVLEDPEVGAWISEVGDSNVILTFTGWVDQTRVDFAKARGEAIRAAKMALETAGFGLPEPIYRVRLDGAAEAAPAPAKDAAAAPAPREAVSSDLPEAADPERAELAVAGAAAREREGLDGGENLLDAQQQAE